The genomic region CTCTACGACCGCGATTCCCCCGAGCGCAAGATATTCCTTCTCATTGACGGCCGGCGCAACATCCACACCCTGGCCAACCTCGTCAGCCTTTCCATGCGTCAGGTGCTCCTGGTGCTCGAGAAGTTTTTGGGCTCGGGCGTCATCACCGTGGAGCGCAACCCCGTCACAGACCACCTCGAGCGGTTGCTGTCCGGTTACATCGGCCCCTCGGCTCGGAACTTCATCGAGCGGGAGGTGCGGCGCCTGGGCGGCGAGATAGAGCTGGCCAACCGCAGCGAGCTGCTCGAGGTCTGCCGGAACGCCGAGGGGTTCGCCCGGGATTACATCTCACGGGCCGAGTCCAAGGCGCTCCACGACGAGCTGGTGGGCTACATCAACTCCATCTTCCGGCAGTCGGAATGACAAAACGGGTGGACCTTTGCGTCCGCCCCTTTTTTTAGCATGCGGCTCTTACTCCGGTTGCGATGACGTAGGGGCGGGCCTCCGTGCCCGCCCGTCTCGTCGCCTTGACGTAAACCCGACTTGGGGGGGGATAATCGCGCCGATGGCGAACGACGAAGAAAGAAAGAGCCTGTGGCGCAAGTCGCCCATGATCGGCCTCTACATGGGCCTCGTCCTCGGGCTCTTCGAGGTCATCCCCATGATCTCCGAGGGCGGGGTGCCGTTCTGGCACCTCTTCGCCGTCTTCGGGCACCGGCTGGCGGTGGGGTTCATCATCGGCGCGGCGCCGCTGTGGTACTTCGGCGTCACCCAGGGGGCGC from bacterium harbors:
- a CDS encoding DUF4388 domain-containing protein is translated as MKGSFKEITLADVVQLLVMNRKTGRLSLESDQRQAYFDFLKGAIVNAVSGDLEGEQAFYDPFCWDSGGFEFKPEEKIDTEQRLGRNWQQMLFEAVRRAGEWEELRGKVGNGLSIPRLVGKIEPTLYDRDSPERKIFLLIDGRRNIHTLANLVSLSMRQVLLVLEKFLGSGVITVERNPVTDHLERLLSGYIGPSARNFIEREVRRLGGEIELANRSELLEVCRNAEGFARDYISRAESKALHDELVGYINSIFRQSE